The Phragmitibacter flavus nucleotide sequence GACATTCAGGAGGAACCCTTGAAGGCGAAGGCGCTGATGGCGTATGTGCCGGATGTGGCGGTGTTTTATGAGAAGCTGACGGCGCTGGAGTTCATGCGTTTCATTGCGGACATTTTTGAGATGGACGAGGCGCGGTCAGAGGCTTTGGGCGAGGAGTTGTTTGCGAAATTCCATTTGGCTTCCTGCGCGCATCAGCGGATTGAGAATTTGAGTTTGGGGACGCGGCAGAGGCTGGCGATTGCGACAGCGCTGTTGCATGAGCCGAAGGTTTTTATCATTGATGAGCCGATGGTGGGTCTTGATCCGGTGCATGCGCGGATTGTGAAGAAGGAGTTGAAGCAGCGCAGCCGGGAGGGAATGACGGTGTTGATGAGCACGCATTTGTTGAACGTGGCGGAGGAGCTGGCGGATCGGATCGGGATCTTGCATCATGGCAAGATCATTGCGTTGGGCACGATGGATGAGTTGCGGGCGCAGAATGCGGTGCAGGGTCAGCGTCTTGAGGAGATGTTTTTGGGGATGGTGGGGGAGGGGTGAGCTATGGTGGCAACCGTTTATCTTGCCGATGGAGCCCCGGTGCTGATCCGGCCTTTGGTGGAGGAGGATCGGGAGGCGGTCATGGAGGCGTTTCGGCGCTTGTCACCGGATTCGCGGTATTACCGGTTTTGGAGTCGGAGGGAGGGGGTGTCGGAGCAGTTGTTGCAGCGGTTTTTGAATTCGGAGCCGGGGGTGCATGAGACGTGGCTGGCACAGGATCCGGAGCGATTGGGGGAGCCGGGATATGGCGGTGGTTCTTATTGGCGGAGTGAGGAATGGCCGGAGGCGGCGGAGGTGTCGCTGGTGGTGGCGGATGAGGCTCAGCACCGGGGGATTGGAACACTGCTGCTGGCGTTGGTGTGGGTGAGGGCTTATCAGATGGGGGTGAGGGAGTTTTTTGGGTTTGTGTTGCCGGACAACTATTCGGTGTTGGACTGGTTTCGGGCGTTGGGGGCGACGATGAAGTATGAGGGCGGACAGTATCGTTTTGTGTTGTCGCTGGATCCCGGGCGGTTGAAGGACACGAATTCGGCGAGGAGGCTGGTGGAGTGGGTGGGAGTGTTGATGGAGATGGAGGGTTTGAGGGTTTGAGGGTTTGAGGGTTTGAGGGTTTGAGGGTTTGAGGGTTTGAGGGTTTGAGGGTTTGAGGAGTTTTATTCTTTCTCTTCCTCTTCCTCTTACTCCCCACACTTGAGATCCAGCACACACGGGAATTTACTTTCGTCCTCGTCCTCCTACTCGTCCTCGTCCTCGTCCTCGATAGGGGCGTGTTGCTGGGAGACGAGGGGAGCGGATGAGGAGATGCGCGTTGGGAGATTTGTTGTGGTTTGGACTCGCGGAGAAGAATTGAAGTGAAGTGGTCGAGTAGGAGGACGAGGACGAGCTAAAGTGTGGTGGACCCGCTCGGGTGGGTGTTTGTTTTCTGTGTTGTTGGGAGTTTTGGGTGGGGAGTAGGAGTAGGAGTAGGAGTAAGAGTAAGAGGAGGATTGGATACAAAAAAGCAGGCCGGAGGTTTCCCTCCGGCCTGCTGATATGGGTTTAGCTGTTTTTGCTAAACGATGATGGATTACATGCCCATGCCGCCGTGGTCGTGGGCAGGCTCGCCTTTTTCCTCTTTAGGAATGTCGGAGATCAGACACTCGGTGGTGAGGAGAAGACCGCTGATGGAAGCGGCGTTCTGAAGAGCGCTGCGGGTCACTTTGGTTGGATCAACAACGCCAGCCTTGATCAGGTCAACGTATTCGCCGGTGGCGACGTTGTAACCGATGTTGCCGGATTGCTTTTTGACTTCAGCAACGATGAGCGCGCCTTCGACACCTGCGTTGGCGGCAAGTTGACGGAGAGGAGCTTCGATGGCACGACGGACGATGTCAGCACCCGTGGCTTCGTCGCCTTCGAGTTTGAGGTCGCCAAGAGCAGCTTGTGCACGGATGAGTGCGGTGCCGCCCCCTGGGACGATGCCTTCTTCCACCGCAGCGCGGGTGGCGTGAAGGGCGTCTTCCACGCGAGCTTTTTTCTCTTTCATCTCGGTTTCGGTGGCAGCACCGACGTTGATGACGGCCACACCGCCGGCGAGCTTGGCAAGACGCTCCTGGAGCTTCTCGCGGTCGTAGTCGCTGGTGGTTTCTTCGATTTGACGACGGATTTGGTTCACGCGGCCGGCGATGGCATCGCTGGTGCCTTCGCCTTCGACGATGGTGGTGTTTTCCTTGTCGATGGTGATGCGTTTGGCCTGGCCGAGGTCGGTGAGGTCGATGTTTTCGAGCTTGATGCCGAGGTCTTCGGTGATGCAACGGCCACCGGTGAGGATGGCGATGTCTTCAAGCATGGCTTTGCGGCGGTCGCCGAAGCCAGGGGCTTTGACGGCGCAGATGTTCAAGGTGCCGCGCAGGCGGTTGACCACGAGGGTCGCAAGCGCTTCGCCTTCGACGTCTTCAGCGATGATGAGAAGAGGCTTGCCGGTGCGGGCCACTTTCTCAAGGAGAGGAAGGAGGTCTTTGAGGCTGCTGATCTTCTTCTCGAAGATGAGGATGTAGGCGCTTTCGAGGTTCACTTCCATGGTCTCCGCGTTGGTCACGAAGTAAGGGGAGAGGTAACCTTTGTCGAACTGCATGCCTTCAACCACTTCGAGGGTGGTTTCGATGCTTTTGGCTTCTTCAACGGTGATGGTGCCGTCTTTGCCGACTTTGTCCATGGCGTCAGCGATGATGTTGCCGATTTCGCTGTCCCAGTTGGCGGAGACGGTGGCGACCTGGGCGATTTCCGTGGCGTTGGTCACCGGGTTGCTGATTTCTTTCAGCTTGGCGACGATCGCTTCGGTGGCTTTCAAGATGCCGCGCTGAAGGGAGGTTGGGTTGGCACCGGCGGTGACGTTGCGAAGGCCTTCGGAGTAGATGGCTTCAGCAAGAACGGTGGCGGTGGTGGTGCCGTCGCCGGCCACGTCGCTGGTTTTGCTGGAGACTTCTTTCACGAGCTGGGCGCCCATGTTTTCATAAGGATCGGAAAGTTCGATCTCTTTGGCAACGGTCACACCATCTTTGGTGATCGTTGGGCTGCCGAATTTTTTCTCAAGGATCACGTTGCGACCGGAAGGTCCCAGCGTGGCTTTGACCGCACGGGCGATCTTTTGGACGCCGCGCAGGAGGGACTGGCGGGCTGCTTCGTCGAAGTGGAGTTGTTTAGCCATAATATGATTAACTTAACGGTTTAGTGGTTCGTTCTTGGGTTCAATTCAAAGTGGAATGGAATCAGGCAACGATGCCGAGAACGTCGGATTCGTTGATGATGAGGACGTCGTCCCCGTTGAGTTTGACTTCGGTGCCGCCGTATTTGGAGATGAGGACTTTGTCGCCGACTGCAACGGTAAAGACCACGTCTTTGCCTTCGTCGTCTTTGCCGGTGCCAAGGGAGATAACTTCAGCCTCTTGGGGTTTCTCTTTGGCATTGTCAGGGAGGAAGATGCCGCCTGCGGTTTTTTCTTCGCTGGCGACGCGCTTCACGAGAATGCGACGGCCGAGTGGTGTGATTTTCGTAGCCATGGTTGGTATGCTCTTTGCTATTTCGGGTTACGTGTTGTGTTTTGGTTTGGTTCACCCAGCCCGTCCGTGCCACGTGTGTGGCACGGATTGGTTGGGGTGAAAATTATTCGTGAGCCAACAAAGCCTCAAGTTGAGTTTCGTCTAAAAGCTCTTGCCATCCTTCAGGCCAAGCGGAAGACGGTTTTGCTGTCGCTGTATAAATCCTATACTTTGGGGAAATGTCGTTGAGACCGGGACGGGATTTTCTAGTGGTCATGAAAGTCAGAGGTCGAACGTCAACTCTTTCTCCTCGGAGAGTAACTTGAGTGGGACTTGGCCAGCGGAATCCATAGCGCAAAAAGAAATCAATTGTGTGTGGGTTTGTAGTTTCTAGATGCTCTGGGAATCCAATCTTAAAACCTTTTCCCTCAAGAGCACTTTTCAACTCACTCACATCTTTACCTTCAATTATTTCTTGCCCCATCAAGATTGAGACTCCTTGTGGTTCACGTGTAAGCCAGAAGGGCTCTTCGTTTACTATAATTAACATACAATTAGGCTTTCTTTTCGCCTTCCACGACTTCGAAGTCGGCATCGACTGCATCGTTGTCAGGTTTTCCACCTTGAGCTTGGGCTGCGGCGGCTGCGGTTTCGATGTCAGGCATGTCTCCTGGGGCAGCGCCTGCGGCTCCGGCCATCTGTGAGTAGGCTTCGGTGAAGAGCTTGGTCAGTTCTTCGTTTTTGGTTTTGATGGCGGCGGTGTCGTTGTCGGCGATGGCTTTTTTCAAGCTGTCGACTTTGTCGAGGATCGGCTGTTTCTGCTCGGTGGTGACTTTGTCGCCGAGGTCGGCCAGGGATTTCTCGACTTGGTAAACCATGGTTTCCGCCTGGTTTTTGACCTCGACGCCTTCTTTGCGTTTTTTGTCCTCTTCGGCGTGGAGTTCAGCCTCTTTTTTGGCTTTCTCGATCTCTTCGGCGCTGAGGCCACTGGAGCCGGCGATGGAGATTTTGCTTTCCTTACCGGTGGTTTTTTCCTTGGCAGAAACGTGGAGGATACCGTTGGCGTCGATGTCGAAGGTGACTTCGATTTGTGCCATGCCGCGGGGCATCGGTGGGATGCCGTCGAGTTTGAAGTTGCCGAGGTTTTTGTTGTCGCGGCTCATCGGGCGTTCGCCCTGGATGACAACCACTTCAACGCCTGGCTGGTTGTCAGAAGCAGTGGAGAACACCTGCGAGTGACGTTTTGGAATGGTGGTGTTGCGAGGGATCATCGGGGTGGCAATGCCACCTTCGGTTTCGATCGCGAGGGTCAACGGAGTGACGTCGAGAAGCAATACGTCTTTGACGTCGCCGCGAAGCACACCACCCTGGATGGCGGCACCGATGGCGACCACTTCATCCGGGTTGACGCCTTTGTGAGGCTCTTT carries:
- a CDS encoding GNAT family N-acetyltransferase produces the protein MVATVYLADGAPVLIRPLVEEDREAVMEAFRRLSPDSRYYRFWSRREGVSEQLLQRFLNSEPGVHETWLAQDPERLGEPGYGGGSYWRSEEWPEAAEVSLVVADEAQHRGIGTLLLALVWVRAYQMGVREFFGFVLPDNYSVLDWFRALGATMKYEGGQYRFVLSLDPGRLKDTNSARRLVEWVGVLMEMEGLRV
- the groL gene encoding chaperonin GroEL (60 kDa chaperone family; promotes refolding of misfolded polypeptides especially under stressful conditions; forms two stacked rings of heptamers to form a barrel-shaped 14mer; ends can be capped by GroES; misfolded proteins enter the barrel where they are refolded when GroES binds), with amino-acid sequence MMAKQLHFDEAARQSLLRGVQKIARAVKATLGPSGRNVILEKKFGSPTITKDGVTVAKEIELSDPYENMGAQLVKEVSSKTSDVAGDGTTTATVLAEAIYSEGLRNVTAGANPTSLQRGILKATEAIVAKLKEISNPVTNATEIAQVATVSANWDSEIGNIIADAMDKVGKDGTITVEEAKSIETTLEVVEGMQFDKGYLSPYFVTNAETMEVNLESAYILIFEKKISSLKDLLPLLEKVARTGKPLLIIAEDVEGEALATLVVNRLRGTLNICAVKAPGFGDRRKAMLEDIAILTGGRCITEDLGIKLENIDLTDLGQAKRITIDKENTTIVEGEGTSDAIAGRVNQIRRQIEETTSDYDREKLQERLAKLAGGVAVINVGAATETEMKEKKARVEDALHATRAAVEEGIVPGGGTALIRAQAALGDLKLEGDEATGADIVRRAIEAPLRQLAANAGVEGALIVAEVKKQSGNIGYNVATGEYVDLIKAGVVDPTKVTRSALQNAASISGLLLTTECLISDIPKEEKGEPAHDHGGMGM
- a CDS encoding ABC transporter ATP-binding protein — protein: MIEIEDLTMDYGDFRALDSLSLSIPQGEFFAFLGPNGAGKTTAIKLLTGLLEPVGGRVRLGGFDIQEEPLKAKALMAYVPDVAVFYEKLTALEFMRFIADIFEMDEARSEALGEELFAKFHLASCAHQRIENLSLGTRQRLAIATALLHEPKVFIIDEPMVGLDPVHARIVKKELKQRSREGMTVLMSTHLLNVAEELADRIGILHHGKIIALGTMDELRAQNAVQGQRLEEMFLGMVGEG
- a CDS encoding co-chaperone GroES, translated to MATKITPLGRRILVKRVASEEKTAGGIFLPDNAKEKPQEAEVISLGTGKDDEGKDVVFTVAVGDKVLISKYGGTEVKLNGDDVLIINESDVLGIVA